One genomic region from Drosophila subpulchrella strain 33 F10 #4 breed RU33 chromosome 2R, RU_Dsub_v1.1 Primary Assembly, whole genome shotgun sequence encodes:
- the LOC119551227 gene encoding heat shock protein 75 kDa, mitochondrial, protein MSVRAMGVLGQACRFSRFAQVLRQSHRSAPAALNLALGSQRSPAALPLRRFSTEAKKASDSVVDKHEFQAETRQLLDIVARSLYSDHEVFVRELISNASDALEKFRYTSLSAGGENLAGKDRPLEIRITTDKPLMQLIIQDTGIGMTKEELVSNLGTIARSGSKQFLEQMKGNQQAATSEASSNIIGQFGVGFYSSFIVANKVEVFTRAATPNAPGLKWSTDGSGSYEIEEVPDVELGTRIVLHLKTECREYADEERIQAVIKKYSNFVGSPILLNGKQANEIKPLWLLEPQSISKEQHHDFYRFISNSFDVPRFTLHYNADVPLSIHALLYFPEGKPGMFEMSRDGNTGVALYTRKVLIQSKTEHLLPKWLRFVKGVVDSEDIPLNLSRELLQNSSLIRKLSSVISTRVIRFLQERSKKQPEEYEAFYRDYGLFLKEGIVTSSDANEKEEIAKLLRFESSKSETSSGRMSLEEYYNSVPAEQQNIYYLAAPNRVLAESSPYYESLKKRNELVLFCYEPYDELVLMQLGKFKSKNLVSVEKEMREESKETSAATDFGEGSLPRSELDALIPWLEEELKGQVIKVKATSRLDTHPCVITVEEMAAARHFIRTQSHQVPEQNRFALLQPELEINPKHTIIKKLNKLRESDKELAQLIAKQLFANAMVGAGLAEDPRMLLTNMNTLLSKALDKY, encoded by the exons ATGTCAGTCCGAGCGATGGGAGTGCTGGGCCAGGCGTGCCGCTTCAGCCGCTTTGCCCAAGTGCTGCGGCAGAGCCACCGATCCGCCCCAGCAGCTCTTAATCTCGCCCTGGGATCCCAGCGATCGCCAGCCG CCCTTCCTCTGCGTCGCTTCTCCACGGAGGCGAAAAAGGCCTCGGATTCGGTGGTGGACAAGCACGAGTTCCAGGCGGAGACCCGCCAGTTACTGGATATCGTGGCCCGTTCTCTCTATTCCGACCACGAAGTCTTCGTGCGCGAACTCATCTCCAATGCCAGCGATGCGCTGGAGAAATTCCGCTACACCTCGCTGAGCGCTGGGGGCGAGAATCTGGCCGGCAAGGATCGTCCACTGGAGATTCGCATCACCACCGACAAGCCACTGATGCAGCTGATCATCCAGGACACGGGCATCGGCATGACCAAGGAGGAGCTGGTCAGCAACCTGGGCACCATCGCGCGCAGCGGCTCCAAGCAGTTCCTGGAGCAGATGAAGGGCAACCAACAGGCAGCCACCTCGGAGGCCTCCTCCAACATCATCGGTCAGTTCGGCGTGGGTTTCTACTCGTCCTTCATCGTGGCCAACAAGGTGGAAGTGTTCACAAGGGCGGCCACGCCCAATGCCCCCGGACTGAAATGGTCAACCGATGGCAGTGGCTCCTATGAGATCGAAGAGGTGCCAGATGTTGAGCTGGGCACGCGGATCGTGCTGCATTTGAAGACCGAGTGTCGCGAGTACGCTGACGAGGAGCGGATCCAGGCTGTCATTAAGAAGTACAGCAACTTCGTGGGATCGCCCATCTTGCTGAACGGAAAGCAGGCCAACGAGATTAAGCCTCTGTGGCTGCTTGAGCCGCAAAGCATCAGCAAGGAGCAGCACCACGACTTCTACCGCTTCATCAGCAACAGCTTTGATGTGCCGCGCTTCACGCTGCACTACAATGCCGATGTGCCATTGAGCATCCACGCGCTACTCTATTTCCCCGAGGGAAAGCCGGGCATGTTCGAGATGTCCCGGGACGGAAACACCGGCGTTGCTTTGTACACGCGCAAAGTGCTCATCCAATCCAAGACAGAGCACCTGCTGCCCAAGTGGTTGCGCTTCGTGAAGGGCGTCGTCGACTCTGAGGACATTCCACTCAACTTGAGCCGCGAGCTGCTGCAGAACAGCAGCCTGATCCGCAAACTGTCTAGCGTGATCTCCACTCGTGTGATCCGTTTCCTGCAGGAGCGCTCAAAGAAGCAGCCAGAGGAGTACGAGGCCTTCTACCGCGACTACGGACTTTTCCTGAAGGAAGGCATTGTAACATCCAGCGATGCGAACGAGAAAGAGGAAATTGCCAAACTGCTGCGATTTGAGTCTTCCAAGTCGGAGACCTCAAGTGGTCGGATGTCCCTGGAGGAGTACTACAACAGCGTTCCCGCAGAACAGCAGAACATCTACTACTTGGCAGCGCCAAACCGCGTTCTTGCGGAGTCCTCGCCCTACTACGAGAGCCTGAAGAAGCGAAACGAGCTGGTGCTCTTCTGCTATGAACCCTACGATGAGCTGGTGCTTATGCAGCTGGGCAAGTTTAAGAGCAAGAACCTCGTATCCGTGGAGAAGGAGATGCGCGAAGAGTCCAAGGAGACATCGGCGGCTACCGACTTTGGTGAGGGCAGTCTGCCGCGTTCGGAGTTGGACGCTCTGATTCCCTGGCTTGAGGAGGAGCTTAAGGGCCAGGTGATCAAGGTAAAAGCCACCTCCCGCCTGGACACCCACCCCTGTGTCATCACCGTGGAAGAGATGGCCGCCGCTCGCCACTTTATCCGCACCCAAAGCCACCAGGTGCCCGAGCAGAATCGATTTGCCCTTCTTCAGCCAGAACTGGAGATCAACCCGAA GCACACCATCATCAAGAAGCTGAACAAGCTGCGCGAGAGCGACAAGGAGCTGGCCCAACTGATCGCCAAGCAGCTCTTCGCCAACGCCATGGTGGGCGCCGGTCTGGCGGAGGATCCCCGCATGCTGCTAACCAACATGAACACGCTGCTTTCGAAGGCTCTGGATAAATACTAG
- the LOC119549560 gene encoding uncharacterized protein LOC119549560, whose product MLFGVLVFLISCFAWQLTESQLVYKLTKMECQVNQTRVSNVSCHVKAINWNMAVVNMDCFMIMPLQNPVIRAQVFMKDYSNQYKPFLVDVSIKMCEVIEKRNFIPYGVIIWKLFKRFTNVNHSCPFSGQLTARNGYLDTSLLPPFPLGFYQVSLIVVDFNSTNKDYVGTMKFYLQVMDQIKSKKIPRA is encoded by the exons ATGCTATTCGGGGTACTGGTGTTTCTGATCAGCTGCTTTGCTTGGCAATTG ACGGAATCCCAGTTGGTTTATAAGCTCACCAAGATGGAGTGCCAAGTCAATCAGACGCGTGTTAGCAACGTCTCATGCCACGTGAAGGCGATCAACTGGAATATGGCGGTGGTGAACATGGATTGCTTCATGATTATGCCGTTACAGAACCCAGTT ATTCGAGCACAGGTTTTTATGAAGGATTACAGTAACCAGTACAAACCTTTCCTAGTTGATGTTTCAATCAAAATGTGCGAGGTGATTGAAAAAAGGAACTTCATACCTTATGGCGTCATTATATGGAAGTTGTTTAAGCGTTTCACTAATGTAAACCACTCCTGTCCTTTTTCG GGCCAGCTTACAGCCCGCAATGGATATCTAGACACCAGTCTTCTCCCGCCGTTTCCCCTAGGATTCTACCAAGTCAGTTTGATAGTTGTGGACTTCAATTCTACAAATAAGGACTATGTAGGCACTATGAAGTTCTACCTACAAGTTATGGATCAgattaaaagcaaaaaaattCCGAGAGCATAG
- the LOC119549208 gene encoding V-type proton ATPase 16 kDa proteolipid subunit yields the protein MSSEVSSDNPIYGPFFGVMGAASAIIFSALGAAYGTAKSGTGIAAMSVMRPELIMKSIIPVVMAGIIAIYGLVVAVLIAGALEEPSKYSLYRGFIHLGAGLAVGFSGLAAGFAIGIVGDAGVRGTAQQPRLFVGMILILIFAEVLGLYGLIVAIYLYTK from the exons ATGTCTTCTGAAGTGAGCAGCGACAACCCCATCTATGGCCCCTTCTTCGGAGTTATGGGCGCCGCCTCCGCCATCATCTTCTCGG CTCTGGGCGCTGCTTATGGCACTGCTAAGTCTGGTACCGGTATTGCTGCCATGTCAGTGATGCGTCCTGAACTGATCATGAAATCCATCATTCCTGTGGTCATGGCGGGTATCATTGCCATTTACGGTCTGGTGGTGGCTGTGCTCATTGCCGGCGCGCTGGAAGAGCCCTCAAAGTACTCACTATACAG GGGCTTCATTCACTTGGGAGCCGGTTTGGCGGTGGGCTTCTCTGGCCTGGCAGCCGGTTTTGCGATCGGCATCGTGGGAGACGCCGGTGTCCGTGGCACAGCACAGCAGCCCAGACTGTTCGTCGGCATGATCCTGATTCTCATCTTCGCCGAAGTGTTGGGTCTCTACGGCTTGATTGTGGCCATTTACCTGTACACGAAATAA